ATTTCGATGCGTTCTCGGAATGTTCCGAGGTATTTTTTTCGTTCCGCAGGGTTGATTTCCTTAGCACCATGTATCCCACGATCGATATAATCATCAATGCTTTCTGGCATACTGATTCTCCTTTGTTGAGGCTATTAGGAAGCGTAGTTTGCTGAGACTTAGAGCGTCAATATGCATGTGAGCGGAAGTGAGCATGTAATCCTTCTGGTGGGTGCCGAACGTGAATGACTGCATTCTCATGATAGGATTACTAGACTATTCAGCGTTTACAGCATACATAAGAGACCAAGCACTTAATTATTCCTAAATATTAGACTCGAAATTTGAAATATTAACTGGTATAAAAATAAAACCAGCTACCTATTAACCTTAATGATAGCAGGTTAGTGGGTAGCTGGTCAACCTTATTCGATGATGTTTTTGGTGGGGCATGGGATAAAGTGAATATATCCTGTCTTTGGGGTTGTTTTGGGTCTTAATTTGCTGGATTTTGGATTAGCTCTTCGTTTTTGTTGAAGTTTGGCGTTTTGAAGGGGTGATGTCTCTCTGTTTGTGCGGTGCTTGCTCCTTGGTCGCCTTCGGATCTAGCTCCAACAGCCAGCCTCTCGGAATTTTCGGTGCCTCCGCAAAAACCAAGTACGGGTTTTCACTGCGCCCCCTAACAAATTCTGTCGAGGCTAAACGGGCTGTTTGCGCTTTTCTCTATTCAAACCACTCAAACCCATCCTGTGACACTAATTTATCCGCTTCTTTTGGTCCCATTGTTCCGGATGTGTAGTTCGGGAAGTGTTCTTTTGTATTTGACCATACGTCGGCTACTTTATCAACGAAATTCCACGATAGGGATACTTCATCCCAATGTGAGAAGTACGTTGCGTCACCATTTAGGCAGTCTTGAATCAGTTTTTCATAGGCTTCGGGTGTGTTCATGCCGTCTGGTGAGGAGTGCGCATAATTTAAGTTGATCGGCATCGTCATCATTCCTTGACCTGGTTCTTTTACGTTCATGTGTAGTGTGATACCCTCATCTGGCTGAATATGTATCACGAGTACATTTCCTCCAATAGATTGTTGAGGTCCGAAAAGATTCATCGGCACATCTTTAAATTGAATGGCGATCTGCGTTGCTTTTTTAGCGAGACGTTTACCAGTTCTAATATAAAATGGAACGCCACTCCAGCGGAAATTATCAATCATTAGTTTAGCGGCTACAAATGTTTCTGTATTTGAGTCAGGATCTACGTTTTCAGCTTGGCGGTAACCTACAAGTTCTTTACCATCAACCGTTCCAGGACCGTATTGACCGCGAACGAAATATTTATAGACATCGTCACCTTGAATCACGCGTAATGAACGGAGTGCACGAACCTTTTCATGGCGAATTTCTTGTGTTGTTAGCTTAATAGGTGGTTCCATTGCAAGCAAGGAAACGATTTGTAAAATGTGATTTTGAACCATATCACGAAGTGCGCCGCTTTCTTCATAATAACGACCACGATCTTCTACACCGAGCGTTTCACTAAGCGTAACCTGAACATTGTCGATATAACGATTATTCCAAAGCGATTCAATGATCGAATTCGCAAAACGGATCACAGAAATATTTTGAATCATCTCTTTACCAAGATAATGGTCAATACGATAAATTTCATTTTCATCAAAAGCGAGGCGAAGTGACTCATTTAGTTCCTGGGCGCTTGCTAAATCACGACCAAATGGTTTTTCGATGATAAGGCGACTGAAACCAGTATTATCGACAAAACCTTCTGACTTTAATCGACTAGCAATCGTTCCAAAGAAATTAGGTGCCATAGCAAGATAGAAAAGGCGATTTCCTTGAAGTTCATATTTTTTATCAAGTTCATCAGATAAATTTTTCAACTCAACATAGGATTCACGGTTGGTTACATCATGCGATTGATAATAGAAATGCGATGCAAAATCTTGTGGATCAAAACCGTCTTCCTCAATGCCTTTTAATGATTCCACGACCTTTTCACGGAAGAAATCATTTGTCCATGGCCGACGAGCAGTACCGATTACCGCAAAATTCTCTTTTAAAAAGCCCTTCGTGAAGAGATGGTATAGAGAAGGGTAAAGTTTGCGATTCGCTAGATCTCCCGTACCACCAAAAATTGTAATTAAAGCTACTTGTTCTTTCACCTCTGTCATACGTGCTTACCCTCTTTCATTATTTCAATGAGGTCTTATACTGTCGAAAATAGCTCCAACATAGAAAAAATACAATCATAGTTACCTCATTATTCCTTACTATTTTAGCGGTTTGATTTCTAATGTGCAACTGATTGAGCTGAAAAAATTTTATAAAAGGGTAAAACGGGGGATAGAGAGGGAGAAATGTGGTATTATAAGATGAAAAGCGTAAACAGCCCGTTAGCCTCGACAGAAATTGTTAGGGGGCGCAGTGAAAACCCTCTTTTGGTTTTTGCGGAGGCACCGAAATTTCCGAGAGGCTGGCTGTTGGAGCTAGATCCGGAGGCGCAAAACATGACGCAGTGCAAGGAACGAATGCTCTCTACGTTCGCACTCGTATTGAGGCTCTAAATCGGCGAACGATGCCTCATAAGAGCCACAACATAGGGGGCGCAGTGAAAACCCTCTTTTGGTTTTTGCGGAGGCACCGAAATTTCCGAGAGGCTGGCTGTTGGAGCTAGATCCAGAGGCGCAAAACATGACGCAGTGCAAGGAACGAATGCTCTCTACGTTCGCACTCATATTGAGACTCTAAGGAAATACAGAACATTTCCTAAGAGCCACAACAAAGCGTAAACGGCCCGTTAGATCCGAAGGCGCCAACCTAAAAACTAACCGACAAACCCTAAGATTCTACTTACTCTAGATCCCTAACTTCAATTTAAACTAAGAGTACATTCAAAATATGGTGTCGCAAGAACCATTAGCACATGCATATCAAGGCTCTAAAACGCCTCACTAAGAACAACCACATAACCCCATCAACCAACGAAAGGATTGTGAGTCAACCATGGAATTAATTTTCCTCGGGACAGGAGCAGGTGTCCCTTCCAAAGGCCGTAACGTAACGGCGATTGCGCTCACAATGTTAAACGAGCGAAACAGTATCTGGCTTTTTGATTGCGGAGAAGCAACGCAACATCAGATTTTAAGAAGTTCTATAAAATTAAGTAAACTAGAAAAGATTTTTATCACACACTTACACGGAGATCATATTTTTGGCTTACCAGGACTCATTAGCAGTCGTTCCTTTCAAGGCGGAGAAACACCGCTGACTATATACGGTCCTGCCGGGATTGAGAGTTTTATCCGCACAAGTTTAGTTGTAAGCGGAACACACCTCAAGTACCCTCTCGATATCGTTGAAATAAAGGACGATCTTGTATTCGAAGACAGTGAATTTAAAGTAACTTGCAAAGAGCTAGATCACGGTATTTTGAGTTATGGATACCGAGTGGATGAGGCTGATAAAACGGGATCGCTTGATGCGGCTGCCATTTCAGCGCTTGGGGTAAAACCAGGGCCAATTTTCAAGGAATTAAAAGATGGTAAAACAGTGAAACTCGAAGACGGGAGAAGCATCAATGGTCGTGATTTCATCGGACCCACAAAAAAAGGACGGACGATCACGATTTTCGGCGATACGCGAGCGACAGCAACAGAACTTGAACTGGCAAAAAATGCGGATGTCATCGTTCACGAGGCTACGTTTGGATCTGAAATGGGTGATATGGCGGGTGAATACATGCATTCTACTACGATAGAAGCTGCAACTTTAGCAAAAAAAGCAGATGCGAAACAGCTCATTATTACGCATATAAGCTCCCGATACACGCGTGAGGATAATCGTATTTTGGTAGATGAGTGTCGTCAAATTTTCCCGAATACAGAAATAGCAACAGATTTTGCGATATTCGAACTATAAAGGAGTTTGACAAGGATGAATGATTTTTTAAAAGACAAAACGGTTCTGATCACAGGGGCTTCAAATGGGCTTGGCGCAGAGATGGCAAGGCAGGTTGCGCAGCAGGGAGCGCATACAATTTTAACCGCTCGACGTACAGAAAAATTAGCAGATTTAGCAGCTGATATTGAAATGAAATTCGATGTGAGCAGCCGATATTTCAAAATGGACATGACCGATTTTGCGGAGATTGAACAAGTGGCTGAACAGCTTGGCGACACAAAGGTTGATGTGTTGGTCAACTGTGCTGGGTTTGGAATTTTTGAAGAAGCAGTAACGACTGATTTTGATACAGTGGAGCGGATGTTTGACACCAATGTACTTGGTTTAATGCGATTAACACAACTTATCTTACCTCGTATGATAGAGCGTAAATCGGGCCATATTATCAACATTGCCTCTCAAGCTGGGAAAATTGCTACCCCAAAATCATCTGCATATTCGGCAACGAAATTCGCAGTGCTCGGCTATTCTAATGCGCTAAGAATGGAAGTAAAGCCAGATAATATCAATGTAACAACGGTAAATCCTGGCCCCATTGCGACGAGCTTTTTTGATATCGCGGATAAATCGGGCAACTACTTAGATAACGTTGGTTTTCTCGTTTTAAAACCAGAGAAAGTAGCTGCTAAAATTGTGGCTATTATGGGGAAAGGAAGACGCGAAATCAATTTGCCTTTCTTGATGAATATCATTTCACGAACTTATCAAGTGATGCCTCGTGTTATTGAATTTTTTGGTAAAGGCTCGTTTGAGAAAAAATAAGCGTGTCCAGTGAGATTTCGGTCTTGCTGGATTTTTTTATTTACCTACTTCGTTCTTGCTTTATAGGAATAAATGAGGTATTATTAATAAATAGAACAAACGTTCGTTTTTGTGTGAAGGGCGATGAAGTTTATGGATAAGACGCGTAAGATAATTCATATTGATATGGATGCTTTTTTTGCTTCTGTAGAGGAGCGTGATCATCCTGAATACCGAGGGAAGGCGCTTATTATCGGTGGTGACCCAAACAAAAGAGGCGTTGTTTCAACCTGCTCTTATGAGGCAAGGAAATATGGTGTTCACTCTGCAATGCCGACAAAGCAAGCCTATAAATTATGCCCACACGGTATTTTCATTCATGGGAATATGGAGCATTACCGTGAAGTTTCTATCCAAATCCGAGAAATTTTTCACCGCTATACAGATCTGGTAGAGCCAATGTCACTTGATGAGGCTTATTTAGATGTGACGGAAAATAAGAAGGGTATCAAGTCTGCCATGCGTATTGCCCTCGAAATTCAGCACGCTATCTATCAGGAACTTGGCTTAACAGCATCGGCTGGTGTTTCTTATAATAAATTTATTGCAAAGATCGCCTCAGATTATAAAAAGCCTGCAGGTATGACAGTTGTACTGCCAGATGAGGCTGAGGCATTCCTTGAGAGCCTTCCTGTGACAAAATTTCACGGCGTAGGCAAGGTAACCGCAGAGAAACTTCATGGCCTGGGTATTGAAACAGGTGCCGATTTAAAAGCTTGGGACGAATGGGATCTTATTCGTGAGCTTAATAAACAAGGTTATCGATTGTACCGAGCAGTAAGAGGTCTATCTGACTCGAAAGTAAACCCACATCGGGAACGCAAATCCGTGGGGAGAGAAACGACTTTTGCAAATAATATTTTTGATGAGCGTGAAATGCAGGATATGTTATTTAAGTTCGCCAGTAAAATAGAGGAATCTCTCGAAAAAATTGGAAAGCACGGCAAAACAATTGTTTTAAAGCTCCGTTACAGTGATTTTAGCACGATTACGCGACGACTATCATTAACGGAGTATACAAGGGACGCTAGAATGATCTATGACGCAGGATTGAGCCTACTTCGTGATGTTTATAGTGGAGAAGAAAGTGTTCGATTAGTAGGTTTGACTGTCACGAATTTGAAGCCACTCCATTTTGAAAATTTAAAGTTAGAAGGTTTTTAAAATACCTATTTACTATTTTGCATATTGCGCTTAACATGAAGGTAAAGATAGGAGGATGAGGGATGGATAAGTGGGTGCTCGGAAGTTTTATATTGGTAGTGGTGCTTATCATATCGATTATTTCGATGGCGGCTATAGGGATTTTCAAAATGAAAAAAGGAAGATTGAATAGTTATTTTGTGCATCGTATGGTGAGTGGTCAAATATGGCGTCATATTCAAAGATCTGAGCAGGCTATTACTTTGACGCCAAAAGTACAGCGCCTCCTTATTGCTAGCCATATGAGCCTAATGACCGCACTTGTATTCCAATTGATTTGGACCGTGGGTATAAATCAATTGGATTGGGATATTAGGTTAGTTAGTATTTCTTTCATATGCATTGCAATGAGTATCTTGCTTAATATTTGGGCCAATAGAGCATTTAAGCAAAAAGATTTAAATTATGGAAAAAACCCTTAAAGCATGCTACAAGATACTATTTTAAGTAGCAATGGTTATACAGAAAAGTGCTTTACTTGATTATTTTGATATAGAAAAAAAGCTGTCATCGTTGGGGGGACAGCTTTTTCAGAACAAAAAGAAGACCACTAAAAAGTGATCTCCCTGTAGCATTATTTCATTTCCAATAAACGATCTTTTAGCTCTTGTTCCATGGATACAAGTTCTTTTTCTGCTACGGCGCGTTTTGCACGGCCTTCTTGTTGAATCTTCAATGTTTCTTGCAATGTCTCAATCAAGCTAGATTGTGTCTCTTTTAATGTTTCGATATCTACAATCCCTCTTTCGTTTTCACGAGCTGTCTCAATGGCGTTTGTCTTCAGCATATCTGCATTACGTTTAAGCAGTTCATTTGTTGTTTCTGCTACTTGACGTTGTGCTTCAGCAGCTTGTTGTTGACGCAATAGTGTAAGTGCAATAGCTACTTGGTTTT
The sequence above is drawn from the Listeria weihenstephanensis genome and encodes:
- the zwf gene encoding glucose-6-phosphate dehydrogenase; this translates as MTEVKEQVALITIFGGTGDLANRKLYPSLYHLFTKGFLKENFAVIGTARRPWTNDFFREKVVESLKGIEEDGFDPQDFASHFYYQSHDVTNRESYVELKNLSDELDKKYELQGNRLFYLAMAPNFFGTIASRLKSEGFVDNTGFSRLIIEKPFGRDLASAQELNESLRLAFDENEIYRIDHYLGKEMIQNISVIRFANSIIESLWNNRYIDNVQVTLSETLGVEDRGRYYEESGALRDMVQNHILQIVSLLAMEPPIKLTTQEIRHEKVRALRSLRVIQGDDVYKYFVRGQYGPGTVDGKELVGYRQAENVDPDSNTETFVAAKLMIDNFRWSGVPFYIRTGKRLAKKATQIAIQFKDVPMNLFGPQQSIGGNVLVIHIQPDEGITLHMNVKEPGQGMMTMPINLNYAHSSPDGMNTPEAYEKLIQDCLNGDATYFSHWDEVSLSWNFVDKVADVWSNTKEHFPNYTSGTMGPKEADKLVSQDGFEWFE
- the rnz gene encoding ribonuclease Z; translated protein: MELIFLGTGAGVPSKGRNVTAIALTMLNERNSIWLFDCGEATQHQILRSSIKLSKLEKIFITHLHGDHIFGLPGLISSRSFQGGETPLTIYGPAGIESFIRTSLVVSGTHLKYPLDIVEIKDDLVFEDSEFKVTCKELDHGILSYGYRVDEADKTGSLDAAAISALGVKPGPIFKELKDGKTVKLEDGRSINGRDFIGPTKKGRTITIFGDTRATATELELAKNADVIVHEATFGSEMGDMAGEYMHSTTIEAATLAKKADAKQLIITHISSRYTREDNRILVDECRQIFPNTEIATDFAIFEL
- a CDS encoding SDR family NAD(P)-dependent oxidoreductase; the protein is MNDFLKDKTVLITGASNGLGAEMARQVAQQGAHTILTARRTEKLADLAADIEMKFDVSSRYFKMDMTDFAEIEQVAEQLGDTKVDVLVNCAGFGIFEEAVTTDFDTVERMFDTNVLGLMRLTQLILPRMIERKSGHIINIASQAGKIATPKSSAYSATKFAVLGYSNALRMEVKPDNINVTTVNPGPIATSFFDIADKSGNYLDNVGFLVLKPEKVAAKIVAIMGKGRREINLPFLMNIISRTYQVMPRVIEFFGKGSFEKK
- the dinB gene encoding DNA polymerase IV, whose amino-acid sequence is MDKTRKIIHIDMDAFFASVEERDHPEYRGKALIIGGDPNKRGVVSTCSYEARKYGVHSAMPTKQAYKLCPHGIFIHGNMEHYREVSIQIREIFHRYTDLVEPMSLDEAYLDVTENKKGIKSAMRIALEIQHAIYQELGLTASAGVSYNKFIAKIASDYKKPAGMTVVLPDEAEAFLESLPVTKFHGVGKVTAEKLHGLGIETGADLKAWDEWDLIRELNKQGYRLYRAVRGLSDSKVNPHRERKSVGRETTFANNIFDEREMQDMLFKFASKIEESLEKIGKHGKTIVLKLRYSDFSTITRRLSLTEYTRDARMIYDAGLSLLRDVYSGEESVRLVGLTVTNLKPLHFENLKLEGF